From a region of the Nonlabens dokdonensis DSW-6 genome:
- a CDS encoding 2,3,4,5-tetrahydropyridine-2,6-dicarboxylate N-succinyltransferase has translation MDQLQNVIENAWDDRSQLENRVTKTAIREVVDMLDRGTLRVAEPTEDGWKVNEWVKKAVVLYFPIQKMETIECAPFEYHDKIPLKTGYQSKGIRVVPNAVARHGAYISSGVIMMPSYINIGAYVEEGTMVDTWATVGSCAQIGKNVHLSGGVGIGGVLEPLQAAPVIIEDNAFIGSRCIVVEGVRVEKEAVLGANVVLTASTKIIDVTGDEPVEYKGRVPARSVVIPGSYAKEFPAGTYNVPCAIIIGERKESTNKKTSLNDALREYNVAV, from the coding sequence ATGGACCAGTTACAAAATGTAATAGAAAACGCATGGGATGATCGTTCCCAGCTTGAAAATAGAGTTACTAAAACCGCAATAAGAGAAGTAGTAGATATGTTAGATCGTGGGACCCTACGAGTAGCAGAGCCTACTGAAGATGGCTGGAAAGTAAATGAATGGGTAAAGAAAGCAGTCGTACTGTATTTCCCTATTCAGAAAATGGAAACCATAGAATGTGCTCCTTTTGAATACCATGATAAAATCCCTCTTAAAACTGGTTACCAAAGCAAAGGAATACGAGTTGTTCCTAATGCAGTTGCTAGGCATGGAGCTTATATCTCGAGCGGCGTGATCATGATGCCTTCTTATATCAACATAGGTGCTTATGTTGAAGAAGGCACGATGGTGGACACCTGGGCAACAGTAGGTAGCTGTGCTCAAATAGGTAAAAATGTTCACTTAAGTGGTGGCGTAGGAATAGGAGGCGTTTTAGAACCATTACAAGCCGCTCCAGTGATAATAGAAGACAACGCCTTTATAGGATCGCGTTGTATCGTGGTAGAAGGCGTGCGTGTAGAAAAAGAAGCCGTTTTAGGAGCAAATGTAGTTCTCACAGCCAGCACTAAAATTATAGATGTAACTGGTGATGAACCAGTAGAATATAAAGGTCGCGTGCCAGCTCGATCAGTAGTTATTCCTGGCAGCTATGCAAAAGAATTTCCAGCAGGAACGTACAATGTACCTTGTGCCATTATCATAGGAGAGCGTAAAGAAAGTACCAACAAGAAAACCTCACTCAACGACGCCTTACGTGAGTATAACGTGGCCGTATAG
- a CDS encoding glycosyltransferase family 9 protein, which yields MRILLIQYQMLGDVLTSTIIADQLKTTYPDAHLDYLIVSHAEALVAHHPAIDGLIKVSKLDFEKMSFIISLSRKLKQNKYDLLIDAYGKNNSALLSFLSGAKQRIGYKKWFSTFAYTTAVKNEPDKSIYKTGVALGSRMLLTQPLTEQVNWHLKPKIYLTKTEKEEGKNWIENSGIDLNKPLTMVSVLGSSEIKTLPYNTMAKILDEFVAQTKSQLLFNYIPNQKEAALAIYNACLPSTQKYIFIDAFAPSIRDFLKVLYHCDSIIGNEGGAINMGKALDISTFTIFSPWINKSSWNVGEDGKKHISVHLKDFKPNLYKEKPLKKLKPKALELYQKFEAEMVFTELEKFTIENY from the coding sequence GTGCGTATTTTACTCATTCAATATCAAATGCTAGGTGATGTGCTTACGAGCACAATCATCGCAGATCAGCTTAAGACCACCTATCCTGATGCACATCTCGATTACCTCATCGTTTCTCATGCAGAGGCGTTGGTGGCACATCACCCAGCTATAGATGGACTTATAAAAGTGTCCAAATTAGATTTTGAGAAAATGAGTTTTATAATCTCGCTTTCGCGAAAGCTGAAACAAAATAAGTACGACCTTCTCATAGATGCTTATGGGAAAAATAATAGTGCTCTACTCTCTTTTTTATCGGGAGCAAAACAAAGAATAGGTTATAAAAAGTGGTTCTCTACCTTTGCTTATACAACTGCTGTAAAGAACGAACCAGATAAGTCTATTTATAAAACTGGAGTCGCATTAGGCAGTAGAATGCTACTCACTCAACCACTTACTGAACAGGTAAACTGGCACCTTAAACCAAAAATATACCTTACTAAAACCGAAAAAGAGGAAGGTAAAAACTGGATTGAAAATTCTGGAATAGATTTAAACAAACCGCTTACTATGGTAAGTGTTTTGGGAAGTAGTGAGATAAAAACCTTGCCCTATAATACCATGGCAAAAATTCTAGATGAGTTTGTGGCTCAAACAAAGTCGCAGTTACTTTTTAATTATATACCTAATCAAAAAGAAGCAGCGCTCGCTATTTATAACGCCTGTTTACCTTCTACACAAAAATATATTTTTATTGATGCTTTTGCGCCTAGTATTAGAGATTTTCTCAAAGTACTATATCACTGCGACAGCATCATAGGTAATGAAGGCGGCGCCATAAATATGGGCAAAGCGCTGGACATTTCTACCTTCACTATTTTTAGCCCATGGATTAATAAGTCATCTTGGAACGTAGGAGAAGATGGTAAGAAGCACATATCTGTGCATCTTAAAGATTTTAAACCAAATCTTTATAAAGAAAAACCATTAAAAAAATTGAAGCCTAAAGCACTAGAACTATATCAAAAGTTTGAAGCAGAGATGGTTTTTACAGAGTTAGAAAAATTTACTATAGAGAATTATTAA
- a CDS encoding glycosyltransferase family 2 protein yields the protein MIKDPSISVVISTYNSISWLEKTLWSYEYQVFRQFEIVIADDGSDQETKDFIEDYKKQSTKKIIHVWHEDNGFQKSTILNKALMACNSEYVVMSDGDCIAREDFLQIHYERREHGHFLSGGYYKLPMELSEQISKEDIATQRCFDVEWLRENGLPTSYKNQKLTSGFVTAKIMENLTPTNASWNGHNSSGWLKDLIAVNGFDERMQYGGQDRELGERLFNYGLKSKQIRYSAICLHLDHARGYKNQESIDKNKAIRKATRGEKKDFTPYGIVKEEKNN from the coding sequence ATGATAAAAGATCCATCTATTTCGGTCGTAATAAGTACTTATAATTCTATTTCATGGCTAGAAAAAACGCTGTGGAGTTATGAATATCAGGTTTTCAGACAGTTTGAGATCGTTATTGCAGATGACGGCTCAGATCAAGAAACTAAAGATTTTATAGAGGATTATAAAAAGCAAAGTACAAAGAAGATCATACACGTTTGGCATGAAGATAATGGTTTTCAAAAAAGTACTATTCTCAATAAAGCATTGATGGCTTGTAATTCTGAGTATGTAGTAATGTCCGATGGTGATTGTATTGCTAGAGAGGATTTTTTACAAATTCATTACGAGCGTAGAGAGCATGGACACTTTCTTTCTGGAGGTTATTACAAATTACCTATGGAACTTTCTGAACAAATTTCAAAAGAAGATATTGCTACTCAACGATGTTTTGATGTAGAATGGTTAAGAGAAAACGGATTACCTACTTCATATAAGAATCAAAAACTTACATCTGGTTTTGTGACGGCAAAAATTATGGAAAATCTTACCCCTACAAATGCCAGCTGGAACGGTCATAATTCTAGCGGTTGGCTCAAAGACTTGATTGCAGTAAATGGTTTTGACGAGCGCATGCAATATGGTGGTCAAGATCGAGAATTAGGAGAGCGATTATTTAATTATGGATTAAAATCTAAACAAATACGTTATAGTGCGATATGTTTGCACCTAGATCACGCTCGCGGTTATAAAAATCAAGAATCTATCGATAAGAATAAAGCGATAAGAAAAGCAACCAGAGGTGAAAAGAAAGACTTTACCCCTTATGGGATAGTTAAGGAAGAGAAGAACAATTAA
- a CDS encoding glycosyltransferase family 2 protein, translating into MSKYPITAIIPAYNESHNIVEVLKSVEFCDEVILVDSNSTDNTVELGRPYFDKLLTREYVHSASQKNWAIPQATNEWILLVDADERVTPALKEEIIELYPHLDTNGHVGYWMGRRNFFMGKQVRYSGWKNDKVIRLFRKSKCQYIDKHVHSEIEADGTLGWLNHKLLHYKYVNMDHHVNKLQRYASLQARDFDKKVGKITLFHVVIKPFWGFFKHYVIQLGFLDGFVGFSIAYLRSYGIFMRYVKLWLLRRGID; encoded by the coding sequence ATGTCAAAATATCCTATCACTGCTATAATTCCTGCTTATAATGAGTCTCACAATATTGTGGAAGTTCTCAAAAGTGTAGAATTTTGCGACGAGGTTATTCTTGTGGATAGTAATAGTACCGATAATACTGTTGAACTAGGACGACCTTATTTTGATAAATTACTTACCAGAGAATATGTACATAGCGCTTCTCAAAAAAACTGGGCGATTCCTCAAGCAACAAACGAGTGGATTCTACTTGTAGATGCAGATGAAAGAGTAACACCTGCCTTGAAAGAAGAAATAATAGAGCTTTATCCACATTTAGATACAAATGGCCATGTAGGTTACTGGATGGGAAGACGTAATTTTTTTATGGGTAAACAAGTACGCTATAGTGGCTGGAAGAATGATAAGGTCATACGGCTATTTCGTAAATCTAAGTGCCAGTACATAGATAAACACGTACATTCTGAAATTGAGGCTGATGGAACTTTAGGCTGGCTCAACCATAAACTACTTCATTATAAGTACGTAAACATGGATCATCACGTTAATAAGTTACAGCGTTATGCCAGTTTACAAGCTCGCGACTTTGATAAAAAAGTAGGTAAAATCACTTTATTCCACGTAGTTATCAAACCATTTTGGGGCTTTTTCAAGCACTATGTAATTCAGCTAGGTTTTCTAGATGGTTTTGTAGGTTTTTCAATCGCTTACTTAAGAAGCTACGGTATCTTTATGAGGTATGTAAAACTATGGCTCTTACGTAGAGGTATTGATTAA
- a CDS encoding glycosyl transferase, translating into MKLAEIPKSLSTSVKMLLVPHSKLGNAYTKKIPVIVSLTSIPTRLRTLHITIRSMMQQEYVPEKIVLWLKDDLKDQIPKRLSKLQGDLFEIRFSPYGFSHRKLIHSLDAFPDKTVITCDDDVIYQSDTLKIIYEEHLKFPNEIIGNRCRKMTYENGKINSYSKWPFVANPQQGAHNMPVGAFCVLYPAHSLHSDVQDVDLFMKLAPKADDLWFKAMAILNNTKSLQNTSQPDIPIPIMGTQFVALKKVNKGQDFNRVQWQQICDHYDLTKDKIEHLLS; encoded by the coding sequence ATGAAATTAGCAGAAATTCCTAAATCATTAAGTACTAGCGTTAAAATGCTGCTCGTACCTCATTCCAAATTAGGGAATGCGTATACAAAGAAGATTCCTGTTATCGTCTCTTTAACTTCTATTCCTACACGATTAAGAACCCTACATATAACTATACGCAGCATGATGCAACAGGAATATGTACCAGAGAAAATTGTATTGTGGCTCAAAGACGATCTAAAAGATCAGATACCTAAGAGGTTATCCAAATTACAAGGAGATCTCTTCGAAATTAGATTTTCTCCTTACGGATTTTCACATAGAAAATTAATTCATAGTTTAGATGCTTTCCCAGATAAGACTGTCATAACCTGTGACGATGACGTCATCTATCAGTCAGATACTTTAAAGATCATCTATGAAGAACACTTAAAGTTCCCAAATGAAATAATAGGGAACAGGTGTCGTAAAATGACATACGAAAACGGAAAGATAAACTCCTATAGCAAGTGGCCGTTTGTTGCAAATCCTCAACAAGGAGCTCATAATATGCCAGTAGGAGCTTTTTGTGTTTTGTATCCAGCGCATAGTTTGCACAGCGATGTTCAAGATGTAGATCTATTCATGAAGCTTGCACCTAAAGCAGACGATCTGTGGTTCAAGGCGATGGCAATTCTAAATAATACAAAATCTCTTCAAAATACATCACAGCCAGATATACCTATTCCTATTATGGGGACGCAGTTTGTTGCGCTAAAAAAGGTAAATAAAGGTCAAGATTTTAATCGTGTGCAATGGCAGCAAATATGTGATCATTATGACCTAACTAAGGATAAGATAGAGCATTTACTTTCTTAA
- a CDS encoding lipopolysaccharide kinase InaA family protein has protein sequence MSRENFVSDSLSRKRFQEILLLFDQSSRQLGDDRNTIKVIDYEGKKLVVKSFRTPNFINKIAYRFFRKSKAARSYYNAKYLEKNNIGTPSPVAYLEQFSGVGLYKSYYVSEYAKHDFTYREVTNDKNLEDKENILVQFSQFMFKMHEAGVYFLDHSPGNTLIKKEGETYHFSLVDLNRMKFYDIPYEDRLKNFERLSPKKWMYEIMGKEYARISGQDENYTIETMWKHTQDFQEAFHKKKRLKKKLKGILRK, from the coding sequence ATGAGTAGAGAAAATTTTGTTAGTGATTCGCTTTCGCGAAAGCGGTTTCAAGAAATACTTCTATTATTTGATCAATCTTCTAGGCAGCTAGGTGATGATCGCAACACGATCAAAGTCATCGACTACGAAGGAAAAAAACTAGTAGTAAAATCGTTTAGAACTCCAAATTTTATAAACAAAATAGCTTACCGATTTTTTAGGAAATCCAAAGCTGCTCGGTCTTATTATAACGCTAAATATTTAGAAAAAAACAACATTGGTACGCCGTCGCCAGTGGCATATTTAGAGCAATTTAGCGGTGTAGGTTTATATAAGAGTTACTATGTCAGTGAGTATGCAAAGCACGATTTTACATATAGAGAAGTTACCAATGATAAAAACCTTGAAGACAAAGAAAACATTTTAGTTCAGTTTTCACAGTTCATGTTTAAGATGCATGAGGCTGGAGTATATTTTCTTGATCACTCTCCTGGTAATACGTTAATCAAAAAAGAAGGTGAAACTTATCATTTCTCTTTAGTAGACCTCAATAGAATGAAATTTTACGATATTCCTTACGAGGACCGGTTAAAGAATTTTGAGCGCTTATCGCCCAAAAAATGGATGTATGAAATTATGGGTAAAGAGTATGCTCGAATTTCTGGTCAGGATGAAAACTACACGATTGAGACCATGTGGAAACATACTCAAGATTTTCAGGAAGCTTTTCATAAAAAGAAGCGTTTAAAGAAAAAATTAAAAGGAATTTTAAGAAAATGA
- a CDS encoding glycosyltransferase family 2 protein has translation MIDVSCIIINYNTSQLTKEAIQSVMDFTQDDVNYEIVVLDNASKYEDYINLKDFVDQAPDFVNIHRSRINTGFGGGNMLGVQKAQPCKYYAFINNDILFVQDNTLLDLFNFMESNDSIGICSPQMLDENKNFRGTIDHFATPARQLLKRGFLEKINPSKYPDRKKFYNEPIKANYVQGSFMFTRASSFEKVGGFDTNLFLYYEESDLSMRFLKTLGQSSYLYPQQSYIHYKGGSTAKSILIKIEQKISLLYLIHKHHGLLAHRLLLVFYVLKYFFSSLVKSKNWKLWLVLLKGAPLSLSLKQQQVVLPK, from the coding sequence ATGATTGATGTAAGCTGTATAATAATTAACTACAACACTTCTCAACTGACTAAAGAAGCTATTCAGTCTGTCATGGATTTTACTCAAGATGACGTGAATTATGAAATTGTAGTATTAGATAATGCTTCTAAATATGAAGACTACATCAATTTAAAAGACTTTGTAGATCAAGCGCCCGATTTTGTGAACATTCATAGAAGTAGAATCAATACTGGTTTCGGTGGTGGTAATATGTTAGGAGTTCAAAAAGCGCAGCCTTGTAAATACTATGCTTTTATAAATAATGATATTTTATTTGTTCAGGATAACACCTTATTAGACTTGTTCAATTTCATGGAGAGCAATGATAGTATTGGGATTTGCAGTCCTCAAATGCTAGATGAAAATAAAAATTTTAGAGGTACGATCGATCATTTTGCGACTCCTGCAAGACAACTGCTAAAACGTGGCTTTCTAGAAAAAATAAATCCTAGCAAATATCCTGATCGCAAGAAATTTTATAACGAGCCTATTAAGGCAAATTATGTCCAAGGTAGTTTTATGTTTACTAGAGCTTCTAGTTTTGAAAAAGTAGGAGGTTTTGATACCAATTTATTTTTGTACTACGAGGAAAGTGATCTGTCTATGAGATTTTTAAAAACGCTTGGTCAAAGTTCGTATTTATATCCGCAGCAGTCTTATATACATTATAAAGGTGGAAGTACTGCAAAAAGCATATTAATTAAAATTGAACAGAAAATATCATTATTATATCTTATTCATAAACATCATGGTTTACTTGCGCATCGATTGTTGCTTGTCTTCTATGTATTGAAATATTTCTTTTCCAGTCTAGTAAAATCTAAAAACTGGAAGTTATGGCTTGTACTACTCAAAGGTGCACCGTTAAGCCTTTCGTTAAAACAACAGCAAGTAGTATTGCCTAAATAA
- a CDS encoding glycosyltransferase family 4 protein, with product MAKLKNNIIVLHKSGANSHYKALELLAGKVGYKITYREFSVLSRMFKSIVKLDSRLFIKQWKNLFTLLQLLFATNAKVVLGIAPYDKTLLRLLNVLSGHQIYYHTSWPIWDGSYFPKKKGVNHKVKKEWKTFLEERVKLVFTVTKTAKENLESNYNLKQEPAVVGHAFYNTNFFKARNSNPSDAISFCYVGRLVEQKGVMELLEFFKRKNEVTFTIIGNGKLENEVKSFVNKYDHINYLPTTHDRSVLNSLFNTSDYLVLNSKRTAKWQELFGMVIIEAMAAGCIPIATAHIGPNEIISDQNDGFLFQEENFIKNLSRFLDQKPSQEMMDNAIKKAANYEINQVAKNWKAILKD from the coding sequence ATGGCAAAGCTTAAAAACAACATTATAGTCCTTCATAAGTCTGGCGCAAATTCCCACTATAAAGCTTTGGAATTACTAGCAGGTAAAGTAGGTTATAAGATTACTTATAGAGAGTTTTCTGTTCTTAGCAGAATGTTTAAATCGATTGTAAAATTAGACTCTCGTCTATTTATAAAGCAGTGGAAAAATCTATTTACTTTGTTGCAATTACTATTTGCAACTAATGCTAAAGTTGTCTTAGGTATTGCTCCTTATGATAAAACCTTGCTTAGACTACTTAACGTATTGAGCGGTCATCAAATATATTATCACACTTCGTGGCCTATTTGGGACGGCTCTTACTTTCCTAAGAAAAAAGGTGTCAACCATAAAGTTAAAAAGGAATGGAAAACATTCTTAGAAGAACGAGTAAAACTAGTATTTACGGTAACTAAGACAGCCAAAGAAAATCTAGAGTCTAATTATAACTTAAAACAAGAACCGGCTGTGGTAGGACATGCTTTTTATAATACTAACTTTTTCAAAGCTAGAAACTCTAATCCTTCAGATGCTATAAGTTTTTGTTACGTAGGTAGGTTAGTGGAGCAAAAAGGAGTTATGGAATTACTAGAGTTTTTTAAAAGGAAGAATGAAGTGACTTTCACAATTATAGGTAATGGCAAGTTAGAGAATGAAGTGAAAAGTTTTGTGAATAAATATGATCATATAAATTATTTACCTACTACTCACGATAGATCGGTGTTGAACAGCCTTTTTAATACCTCTGATTATTTAGTATTAAATTCTAAGAGGACAGCAAAATGGCAAGAGCTTTTTGGAATGGTAATTATAGAAGCCATGGCTGCTGGATGTATTCCTATTGCAACCGCTCATATAGGGCCCAACGAAATAATAAGCGATCAAAATGATGGGTTTTTGTTTCAAGAAGAGAATTTTATAAAAAACCTTTCTCGTTTTTTAGATCAAAAGCCATCACAAGAGATGATGGATAATGCCATCAAAAAAGCTGCAAATTATGAAATTAATCAGGTTGCAAAAAACTGGAAAGCCATTTTAAAAGATTAG
- a CDS encoding L-threonylcarbamoyladenylate synthase: MGRSERSRNRRDQVRGRKPSKDKQVTVELPREAINLAVTALKKGDTILYPTDTVYGLGCDASNYEAVQKIYDIKGADKSKSLIVLVDSFQMLEYIVEDVPEMAWEVLKVNKKPLTIIYDRPKNVAENVIAKDNSIAVRVTNDPLCRSIIKKLRKPIVSTSANFHGKETPIHFADISEELKSKVDHIMDLPLVHKNIKPSSIMKISSNGIIKIIRE, from the coding sequence ATGGGAAGAAGTGAAAGAAGTAGAAATAGAAGAGATCAAGTAAGAGGCCGCAAACCTAGTAAAGACAAGCAAGTAACCGTAGAATTACCACGTGAGGCTATCAATCTAGCGGTAACCGCTTTGAAAAAAGGAGACACGATCCTTTATCCTACTGATACTGTATATGGTCTAGGATGCGATGCTTCAAATTATGAAGCTGTTCAAAAAATATATGACATTAAAGGTGCCGATAAATCAAAGTCTTTGATCGTTCTTGTCGATAGCTTCCAGATGCTAGAATATATTGTAGAAGATGTTCCAGAAATGGCTTGGGAAGTTCTTAAAGTGAATAAAAAACCACTCACCATCATCTATGATAGACCTAAAAACGTCGCAGAAAACGTCATTGCTAAAGACAATTCTATTGCCGTAAGAGTCACTAATGATCCACTTTGTAGATCAATCATTAAAAAACTACGCAAGCCTATAGTCTCTACCAGCGCAAACTTTCACGGAAAGGAAACACCAATTCATTTTGCTGACATAAGCGAGGAATTAAAATCAAAAGTTGACCATATCATGGATCTTCCCTTAGTTCACAAAAACATCAAACCTTCTTCCATAATGAAGATTTCCAGTAATGGAATTATAAAAATTATACGAGAGTAA
- a CDS encoding CCA tRNA nucleotidyltransferase produces MDQKTHYPEAIQENVFRTLSQAAEELELPAYVIGGYVRDFFLKRGQKKDIDVVAVGSGISLARKVEELLPHSTKVSVFKNFGTAMVKTDDLELEFVGARKESYDRGSRKPVVEDGTLEDDQNRRDFTINAMAFSLNKNSFGALLDPFNGMEDLRNKIIRTPLDPDVTFSDDPLRMLRAIRFAAQLNFRIESESFQSIKRNAHRLKIISNERIVTELHKIMLCDEPSFGFLLLEKTGLLKLILPELIALKGIEEVEGQKHKDNFYHTLEVVDNISRNTEDLWLRWAALLHDIGKAPTKRFSKKVGWTFHGHEFKGAKMVYHLFKRLKMPLNDKMKFVQLMVRMSSRPIAVIDESATDSAVRRLVHDAGEHIEDLMTLCEADITTKNPRRFKQYHNNFQKVRDKIVEVEERDHVRNFQPPVTGEEIMEAFDLKPCREIGQIKTAIKDSILDGVIPNEHDAAYKFMIEKGKSLGLTLK; encoded by the coding sequence ATGGATCAAAAAACACATTATCCTGAAGCGATTCAAGAAAACGTTTTTAGAACCTTGAGTCAGGCTGCAGAAGAGTTAGAATTGCCAGCTTATGTAATAGGCGGCTATGTGAGAGACTTTTTTTTAAAAAGAGGTCAGAAAAAAGACATTGATGTTGTTGCGGTAGGAAGCGGTATATCGCTTGCGCGAAAAGTAGAAGAGCTACTACCTCATAGTACAAAAGTATCTGTATTCAAGAACTTTGGAACTGCAATGGTAAAAACAGACGATCTAGAACTAGAGTTTGTAGGTGCAAGAAAAGAAAGCTACGATCGCGGAAGTAGGAAACCTGTTGTAGAAGATGGTACTCTAGAAGACGATCAAAACAGAAGAGATTTTACGATTAACGCAATGGCCTTTTCTCTTAACAAAAATAGTTTTGGAGCGCTACTTGACCCATTCAATGGTATGGAAGACCTGCGTAACAAAATCATACGCACACCTCTTGATCCTGATGTCACTTTTAGCGATGATCCGTTGAGAATGCTAAGAGCCATAAGGTTTGCAGCACAGCTCAATTTTAGAATAGAATCAGAATCATTTCAAAGTATAAAACGTAATGCGCACCGTTTAAAAATTATTTCTAATGAACGTATTGTAACTGAACTTCATAAAATCATGCTTTGCGACGAGCCGTCATTTGGTTTTTTATTACTTGAAAAAACCGGTTTATTGAAATTAATCCTACCAGAGCTTATTGCATTAAAAGGAATAGAAGAAGTAGAAGGTCAAAAGCACAAAGATAATTTTTACCACACGCTTGAAGTAGTGGATAACATATCGCGCAATACAGAGGATTTATGGCTGCGATGGGCAGCACTTCTCCATGACATAGGAAAAGCACCTACAAAACGTTTCAGTAAAAAAGTAGGTTGGACATTTCATGGCCATGAGTTCAAAGGAGCAAAAATGGTTTACCATTTGTTCAAAAGACTCAAAATGCCTTTGAATGATAAGATGAAGTTCGTTCAATTGATGGTGCGCATGTCTTCAAGACCTATTGCAGTAATAGATGAAAGCGCAACAGATAGTGCAGTAAGAAGACTTGTACATGATGCTGGAGAACATATAGAGGACTTGATGACGCTATGCGAGGCAGACATTACTACTAAAAACCCACGTAGGTTCAAGCAATATCATAATAATTTTCAGAAAGTTAGAGATAAAATAGTCGAGGTAGAAGAACGTGATCATGTGCGCAATTTTCAGCCGCCAGTTACTGGAGAAGAGATTATGGAAGCTTTTGATTTGAAGCCATGTCGTGAAATAGGACAAATAAAAACAGCTATTAAAGATTCTATTCTAGACGGTGTAATTCCTAATGAACATGACGCCGCTTATAAATTCATGATTGAAAAGGGAAAAAGTCTAGGACTTACACTCAAATAA